Proteins found in one Megalobrama amblycephala isolate DHTTF-2021 linkage group LG5, ASM1881202v1, whole genome shotgun sequence genomic segment:
- the LOC125268444 gene encoding uncharacterized protein LOC125268444 isoform X1: MSVSMDGPNVNFKFLELLQLDHAENYRGAQLVSIGSCGLHILHNAFKAGFSMWHVDKILKAMHTLFHHVPARREDYVRITKSTVFPQPFCGQRWLENLPVIERALAVWPSLKLYLDALHRKELPNPKKASFDTIETAHNDPLTIAKMHFFMTVARTFDPFMRKYQTNEPVMPSFGKDLAELFKSLLRRFVKREVLQDITALQLTTLDLSDKNLLLLPQMADIGLGAEAALKNSKSAELRVLEFRRDCMQGLSNIVRKVQEKSPLKYSTVRQMECLDLSLMFWTHLSNEMSHTDISEGQAADRRCICW; this comes from the exons ATGTCAGTCTCCATGGATGGGCCTAATGTGAACTTCAAGTTTTTAGAGCTTCTCCAGCTGGACCATGCTGAGAACTACAGGGGTGCACAGCTGGTGTCCATAGGCAGCTGTGGGCTCCACATACTGCATAATGCTTTCAAGGCTGGCTTTTCGATGTGGCATGTGGACAAGATATTAAAGGCAATGCACACATTATTCCACCATGTTCCAGCGAGGAGGGAGGACTATGTAAGAATCACCAAATCCACAGTGTTCCCTCAGCCATTCTGCGGCCAGCGGTGGCTGGAAAATCTTCCGGTTATTGAGAGGGCTCTGGCGGTCTGGCCATCTCTCAAGCTATACCTGGACGCTTTGCACAGAAAAGAGCTGCCAAACCCCAAGAAGGCATCATTTGACACCATCGAAACAGCCCACAATGATCCTTTAACAATAGCGAAGATGCACTTCTTCATGACAGTGGCCAGGACCTTTGATCCATTCATGAGGAAGTACCAAACAAATGAACCTGTGATGCCTTCCTTTGGCAAAGACTTGGCTGAGTTGTTTAAG AGTCTACTGAGGCGCTTTGTTAAAAGAGAGGTCCTGCAGGACATCACTGCCCTTCAGCTTACCACACTGGACCTGTCTGACAAGAACTTGCTACTCCTCCCACAGATGGCTGACATCGGCTTGGGTGCTGAGGCAGCTCTCAAG AACAGTAAAAGTGCTGAGCTAAGGGTCCTTGAGTTTAGGAGGGATTGCATGCAGGGACTCTCAAACATCGTGAGGAAAGTTCAGGAGAAGAGCCCCTTGAAATATTCCACAGTTAGGCAGATGGAGTGTCTGGACCTGTCTCTCATGTTCTGGACCCATCTCTCAAATGAAATGTCTCATACAGACATTTCTGAAGGACAAGCAGCTGACAGGAGGTGTATCTGCTGGTAG